The following nucleotide sequence is from Paenibacillus andongensis.
CTTGTGGCCCGGAAATGCCAACATGTCGATATTCATACTCGCCACATCAATAGGCAGTATACCGGCGCTCTGAGCCGCGTCAACGAGCAGTCTGGCGCCTTTAGCGCGGCTGATGTCTCCTATTTCGCTTACTGGCATAATGGTTCCCAAAAGGTTAGAACTGTGATTGACAACAACCAGGGTTGTATTAGGTTGAAATACCTTCTTCAACTCTTCTAATCGAATATTCCCTTGTTCATCACTAGGGATATATGTAAGCTCAACATTAGCTGTAGCCTTCAAATATTCAAGCGGTCTACGCACGGAGTTATGCTCGATATTGGTGCATATCACATGGTCCCCAGCTTTTACGAAGCCCTTGATCGCTTGATTCAGCGCATGGGTTGTATTTAATGCAAACGAGATATCATTAGGGTTTCTTATCCCAAATAAACGTGCCGTATTTTTTCGAGTCTCAAATAATACCCTGCTGGCTTTAACTGCCATCTGATGACTGCCTCTGCCTGGATTGGCTGCGAACTCATGCATATTTTGCAACATGGCATCCATAACTGCAGGCGGTTTCGGCCACGAAGATGCGGCTTGGTCAAAATACATAACACCCTTCATTTTATCACCCTCTCTTATCGATAAACAGCTTACGCAGTCCTTAATGACGAGCACGCTTGATAAGGTTGGTGCGAAGCACGCTAAGTTGTAAACTTACTCCTTACTCATAAATATAGCATACCTTAGTTTGATCTTTCAGTTCGAAAGAAAACCATCGGTATGCTATCTAATTTTAAGAGATTTTACCTTGAAGTAATTCTAGTAGACGGTTTAAATCGTCTTTAGAATAATAGAGGAGTTCAATCTTACCTTTATCCTGTTGATGTTTGATTTTCACCGTCGTACGATAAATATCTCTCAACTGATCTTCGGCTTGATTAATGTATGGATCTCTATTCTTCTCTTTTTGCTTACTTCTTTCTTTTTCTTGCCCTGGTGTCTCTTCCAACGTTTTCACAGCTTCTTCTAGCTCACGTACACTCCACTGTTTACTAATCGTTGTTTCTGCGAGTTCTTTCTTCAACTTATCATCCTTCACACCGACAATGGCTCTTGCATGTCCCATTGATAATGTTCCACGTGAAACATATTGTTTGATGGATTCTGGAAGTTGTAGTAATCTCAGAAAGTTAGCAATATGTGATCTACTCTTTCCAACCTTAGCAGAAAGCTCTTCTTGTGTAAGAGAAAACTGATCAATAATTCCTTGATAAGCAAATGCTATTTCCATCGCATTAAGATCTTCACGTTGTACGTTCTCAATCAAAGCGATTTCCATGACTTGCTGATCGGAGAAGTTTCTTTCAACAGCAGGTATCGTCGCTATCCCTGTTACTTGTGAAGCACGGAATCTCCGTTCACCCGCAATGATCTCGTAACCCTTTAGAACTTTACGAACGATAATCGGTTGAATAACACCATGTTCTTTGATTGAATCGGCTAATTCTCTAATACTATCTTCATTGAAATTTTTTCTAGGTTGATAAGGGTTTGCTCTCAATTGGGATAATGGAATTTGGATTACTTTATCACTTTCATCAATATGTAAAGAAGTAATTAAAGCATCCAATCCCTTACCTAAACCTTTAGAAAGGCCTTTGGTCATACAGAGATCACTTCCTTCGCAAGCTCTAAATACACTTCCGCGCCTTTTGATCTAGGATCATACGTAATAATGGATTGTCCATGACTGGGCGCTTCACTTAAGCGAACATTTCTTGGAATAATCGTTTGGTAAACTTTCGTTTGGAAGTATTTCTTTACTTCTTCAATAACCTGTATACCAAGGTTAGTTCTTGCATCGAACATAGTTAACAATACACCTTCAATTTGAAGCCCTGTATTAAGATGCTTTTGAACTAAGCGAACGGTATTGAGCAATTGGCTTAATCCTTCAAGCGCATAGTATTCACATTGAATTGGGATAATGACAGAATCGGCAGCAGTTAATGAGTTAATGGTTAGAAGGCCTAGTGACGGAGGACAATCAATCAGGATGTAATCATATAAATGCTTCACTAACTGGAGGGATTTCTTTAATCGTACTTCCCTTGAAATCGTCGGAACTAGTTCTATTTCAGCTCCTGCTAACTGAATCGTTGCAGGTACTATTTTGAGATTTGGAACATTGGTATCAACCGTTGCATCTTTGGGGTGAACATCATTAATAAGTACATCATAGATACAATTAACAACATCCGCTTTGTTTACACCAATACCGCTTGTTGTATTGCCCTGCGGGTCGATGTCAACGAGAAGCACTCTTTTCCCTAAAGAGGCTAGTGAAGCACCTAAATTCACAGAAGTTGTCGTCTTACCGACGCCACCTTTCTGATTTGTTATTGCTATTATTTTAGACAAAACCATTTCACCTCAATCGCTTATGTTCCAAATGCCATACTAAAGCAGTATTACTATCTTATCATATCTATGGCCTAGTTACCTTATCAATATTTGATAGATTATGTCCATAAGATGCAAAAAAACGGCTTGCGCCGTTTAAGGTAGCAATAAATGCTTTATTATCGTTTAGGAATCTTAATTATAATTTCGTAATGATCATCATGATCTTGCTCAGACGTATTAATGTTTAAACCGGAACTCGAAACCATCTCAACGGATTGACGGATTGTGTTTAATGCTAAGCGAACATCTTTCGTAAAAGAGACACGACGAGATTTCTTAATCTTAGTAGCTTCCTTTAAGAAATTAATTTTAATTTCTGTTTGTTTTACATTCAACTCTTTGGCGATAATCTCTTCGAGTACTTTAACTTGCAGATCTTCTTGATCAAGTGCCAATAATGCTCTGGCATGACGTTCAGTAATCTTTCGTTCCATTAATGCCATCTTAACTGGTTCGCTTAGATGTAATAATCGGATCTTATTTGCAATCGTCGATTGACTTTTACCAAGACGCTGCGCTAAGCTTTCTTGCGTTAAATCATGCATCTCTATTAATTGTTGGTAAGCAGCCGCCTCTTCAATTGCAGTAAGTCCTTCACGCTGTAAATTTTCAATAAGAGCAATAGATGCTGCTTGAGAATCGTTGAAATCACGTACAATCGCAGGGATTGTATCAAGACCGAGCTTTTTAACAGCTCTTAGACGTCGTTCACCAGCAATCAACTCGAACGTGTTGTTTTTAACTCTAACAACAATGGGCTGAATGATGCCATGTGTTCGAATGGTTTGCATAAGTTCATCTATTCGATCATCATCAAACAACAACCTTGGCTGATAAGGACTTGGAATAATACTATTCACCGATATGTTCTTGACCTCGTCAGTCGTTGATCGATCTGTTAGGCCAAATAGCTTTGAAATTTGTTCTTTCATAGGAAAACTTACCACCAACTCTTCCCGTAGTTTAAGCGACCAAAATGATCCAAAGATAGACGACCTCTTCGTCCTACACAAGGATAAACGGTACCTTCGTCCGTTTGGGACGAGTGCGTTTGTCAAGGTTGATGCGAAGCAAAAGTATTAATCTATACTTTCTTTTCAACGAACGAAAACATTTTACCAGTATTACGTCGAAGTATGACTAGTGCAATCTCATCAAAATACTTACTTACTAGAATAAATTCACTCTATTATTAATTCAACATAGAGTCGATATTTCCTTCTATTTGACCTTCGAAACCATGTAAATGTTTCACGTGGAACAAATTCACAATTTGACCAAAGGCTCTTTCAATGGGATGCCTGCTTTTCTAGGATACTTAGCGGGAGTCGATGAAAGTTTGTGAATCTCCACAAAATGTCGGATCGATTCTTCGATTGGTAGCTGCATACGATTCACCTTAACGACTTTCCCTCTCAACTCTGCTAAACTGAAAGAAGCCTCACTAAGTTCCTCATCAATCTCTGAACCTTTCATCGCAATGAACGTTCCGCCC
It contains:
- a CDS encoding ParB/RepB/Spo0J family partition protein, with the protein product MTKGLSKGLGKGLDALITSLHIDESDKVIQIPLSQLRANPYQPRKNFNEDSIRELADSIKEHGVIQPIIVRKVLKGYEIIAGERRFRASQVTGIATIPAVERNFSDQQVMEIALIENVQREDLNAMEIAFAYQGIIDQFSLTQEELSAKVGKSRSHIANFLRLLQLPESIKQYVSRGTLSMGHARAIVGVKDDKLKKELAETTISKQWSVRELEEAVKTLEETPGQEKERSKQKEKNRDPYINQAEDQLRDIYRTTVKIKHQQDKGKIELLYYSKDDLNRLLELLQGKIS
- a CDS encoding aminotransferase class V-fold PLP-dependent enzyme, translated to MKGVMYFDQAASSWPKPPAVMDAMLQNMHEFAANPGRGSHQMAVKASRVLFETRKNTARLFGIRNPNDISFALNTTHALNQAIKGFVKAGDHVICTNIEHNSVRRPLEYLKATANVELTYIPSDEQGNIRLEELKKVFQPNTTLVVVNHSSNLLGTIMPVSEIGDISRAKGARLLVDAAQSAGILPIDVASMNIDMLAFPGHKGLLGPQGTGGLYIHPDIDLEPLLHGGTGSQSEAIHQPTVRPDRYEAGTQNTVGIAGLNEGVKFVLAETVEKIHEKEWRQTQLLMEGLLGIEGVTILGPMLGQNKTGIVSFNINDVDSSEVAFILDQSFQIAVRSGYHCTPLAHEAAGTLAKGAVRASIGYYTTDHEVKALIDAVKEIQTQYAK
- the noc gene encoding nucleoid occlusion protein — translated: MKEQISKLFGLTDRSTTDEVKNISVNSIIPSPYQPRLLFDDDRIDELMQTIRTHGIIQPIVVRVKNNTFELIAGERRLRAVKKLGLDTIPAIVRDFNDSQAASIALIENLQREGLTAIEEAAAYQQLIEMHDLTQESLAQRLGKSQSTIANKIRLLHLSEPVKMALMERKITERHARALLALDQEDLQVKVLEEIIAKELNVKQTEIKINFLKEATKIKKSRRVSFTKDVRLALNTIRQSVEMVSSSGLNINTSEQDHDDHYEIIIKIPKR
- a CDS encoding ParA family protein encodes the protein MSKIIAITNQKGGVGKTTTSVNLGASLASLGKRVLLVDIDPQGNTTSGIGVNKADVVNCIYDVLINDVHPKDATVDTNVPNLKIVPATIQLAGAEIELVPTISREVRLKKSLQLVKHLYDYILIDCPPSLGLLTINSLTAADSVIIPIQCEYYALEGLSQLLNTVRLVQKHLNTGLQIEGVLLTMFDARTNLGIQVIEEVKKYFQTKVYQTIIPRNVRLSEAPSHGQSIITYDPRSKGAEVYLELAKEVISV